From the Phyllopteryx taeniolatus isolate TA_2022b chromosome 16, UOR_Ptae_1.2, whole genome shotgun sequence genome, one window contains:
- the ppp1r27a gene encoding protein phosphatase 1 regulatory subunit 27 has translation MKYNYHIPVSTYTRHSQYTHTYHTPIQYASSHYTPSYTSASKYTPSQYNSAHYIPSYHTPSYKSASTYIPSRYSSTQHTRARENPAPVIPITPAKRTVHFPNDIIFQDVVRRGELEQIGRFIRTRKVRVDTLFHSGMAALHEAVLTGNLEVVKLLVKYGADVHQRDEDGWTPLHMACSDGFPEIASYLLSVGASADAENESGEKPTDLIDPDCTELSKLFEAGCM, from the exons ATGAAGTACAACTACCATATTCCAGTGTCAACGTACACACGGCATTCTcagtacacacacacctacCACACACCTATACAGTATGCATCCAGTCACTATACACCATCATACACCTCTGCATCCAAGTACACCCCAAGCCAGTATAACAGTGCACATTATATCCCATCATACCACACACCCTCCTATAAGTCTGCATCAACGTACATCCCTTCCCGGTACAGCTCAACGCAGCACACCCGAGCACGAGAAAATCCAGCTCCTGTGATACCAATCACACCTGCCAAGAGAACTGTGCACTTTCCTAATGACATCATCTTCCAGGATGTTGTTAGACGTGGAGAGTTGGAACAAATTGGTCGATTCATCAGAACAAGGAAAGTTCGTGTGGATACGCTCTTTCACTCAG GTATGGCAGCGCTACACGAAGCAGTGCTGACAGGAAACCTGGAGGTGGTGAAGCTGCTGGTCAAGTACGGCGCTGATGTCCATCAGAGAGACGAGGACGGCTGGACACCTCTTCACATGGCCTGCAGTGACGGTTTTCCGGAGATTGCAAG CTATCTCCTTTCGGTGGGAGCCAGCGCAGACGCAGAAAACGAGAGCGGAGAGAAGCCGACCGACCTCATTGACCCTGACTGCACAGAGTTGTCCAAACTGTTCGAGGCTGGCTGCATGTAA